A stretch of DNA from Cheilinus undulatus linkage group 7, ASM1832078v1, whole genome shotgun sequence:
TAATCAAACCATGTTAAACTGCATCTTCCTTATCAAATAATATaaattcagttcagttcaatgTTAACATTCTTATTCTTAAACTATCAGTACCATTGTCACTGTTATTGTAACAGTAAACATTTTCATGGTTCTATTTAAAACCTTGTTTAATGTACTTTTTACTATTATCATTGTAGCGATAAAGTTTATTCTGATTCTGAAGATATAAAATATATACTAACAACACTTAAACCTGCAAAAGCAAAGTAAttgttaaaaaagagagagaaaaaaaagattgggATCCAGATTTTCTCAAATGATGGACTACATCCAAAAGCAAAGCTTGAAAATTGAGCGAACAGACTAAAATGTGGGTGGGCTCTGATGTGCAGGCTCTCACCTGGTTTTTGGACACACTTCCATCCACAGGGTCTGTGTAGGCGAAGTTATCAGCGATAGCCACCTCATATGTCTTATCCCCTGAGGAAAACTTCTTTCCTACAAAGGACGGGTCAAACATTGCCGTCTCCAGATCCTTAATCATCTTGTTGGCAGCATCAGAGTCGACCTCTTCATAGTCATACCTGGAAGTCAAGATGAGTCAAGTTAACTCTGACTGGCATTGAGCAAATTTAAGTTTAGGATAGTTGCTTAACTGGTTTAAATTTCCAGTTGGGCTTTataaagtctttttaaatactgcatttttcttaatttgatACAATGTTCTAGCCACCAGAGAACTGGGACAAGCAGTGTAGATGATGGACAGATGGCTTTAATGGTCACATATAAACTAGTCCACTTGGAAGAGTGCTGCATTTATCTTTGTAACCACTTGGGGGCACCAGAGaaccatttaaaataaataacagccCTGAAACATTCCTAGAGGTGTCTACAACTGTGTCAATCAAAAGAAAAGCTGGgatcaaacaaaagaaaaaaacctgaaagACTGTATGACTCAGGCTACAGTTCATACACTTTTTTGAGACTAATTTCTCACCTTGTGAAGAAGTTCCTGCCAAACTTCTGCCAGTGATCCTTCATGATCTCTTCCACACTCTGTTTCCTGGTGGCCAAGATTGACAACCATGCAAGCACCGCCCACAAGCCGTCTTTTTCACGGATATGATCGGAACCTGGTTGGTtgaaaaagtaggaaaaggaAAGGTAAGTAAGCTGAGATTAAGAGGAATGGCTTTCTTTTTTCAGAGTCCCGGCTTCATAAATAGTCCTATGCTGACCTGTGCCAAAGCTCTCCTCTCCACACAGTGAAAGTTTTCCAGCATCCATCAGATTCCCAAAGAACTTCCAGCCGGTTGGAGTCTCATACAGCTGCATCTGAAGAGCTTTAGCCACACTGGAGGAGGCAGACAAACACGATTAACAACATAACATTAAGATCTTGAACAGACAGGAAAAGAAATGTTTGGATTTGGCTGTATAAATTTTACTTGTCCAGGGCTCCACTAGTGGGCATACTGCGGGCCAGTCCTTTCACACCAGTCTTCTGGAAGTAAGGGATGCCGGTGATGTTGGCAGCAATGACGGCCACAGAGTCTGAGGGGTTCACGAAAAAGCCATGTTTACCCAGTACCATGTTACGGTCCTGAAGGAGACATAATGAGGGtcaaacagacagaaatatgaCATTGCATCGGTACTCTGAGCTGGGGAAAAATATTGAGaattataaaataaagttttctgtCCACTTTGTTTTAAACCTGATTTTACTGGTGTAGGCAGATGGGAAATTCTCCACTGAAAGATATCTCAAAACCCTAATTTAAGACTTACTTAAACTTGTATATAAGTTTTGTACGTGAATACCTTCCAGTTACAGTCATCTACAGGCTGCTGCTTCACAATACAAATTCAGacaggaaaaaataatttgctttttgttgtatttctcaataccagtagcagctacagtgaGACTGGCAGTTTGGGGTGAACCTTCAGAGTGTTACCTTTCCAAAGAGACTCTGTGCTTGTACTCCAtatggttcaaacacagcattctATTTAATTTTGGTTTTCCTGGATAGggggctgcacggcggtgcaggggttagcgctgttgcctcacagcaagaaggtccctggtttgcttcccggtcagggcctttccatgtggagtttgcatgttctcccagtgcATAAGTGGGTTCTTTCCAGGTACTCcgacttcctcccaccaccaattagattaattggtgactctaaaattggctgtaggtgttaatgtgagcatgcctggttgtccatctctatatgtcagccctgcgattgactgttgaccagtccagggtgtacccactcgcccaatgacagctgggacaggctccagggacccccaatgggataagcggtatagaaaatggatggatggatgatattCCAGAATAGGTGTTTTTCACTCATCCTACCTGGAATTCTCACCTTATGCATGcacactaggcaatctgtaCCATACCCATGCATGTTTAACCCCCAAAGTTTGTACCATGCTCAGGCACATTACACTTTCTCGTCCCTGTCATTGATGGAAGAGATGGGCTTTGAGCAAGGCGCGAGTGATAATGCACAAGCACAAGTGTGCACCATGACGTTTAATTACTACGACCTTTCCTCTTTATTATCCTTGCAGTGTTGGAGAGCCATATCTGAccaaaatgacctaaaataaGTCACAAAGTGAGTAAAGCTgtgtcatgttgtctgtgtatttctgctcAAAGCATGTGTCCTGTAAATTATGCGTGTCATATGGTAACGTGATGACGCATCTACACCAAGGCTCAGTTAGGCTTAGAGGGATAATACTGCATGGCGGCAGGGGACTGGGGGGTTTGTTTTGCTCAAAACTGCCTGACCATCTGTTGTATTGTTACGTGTATATATTTTTCAACTAATGTACAGTTCATGTCGCTGTCTGGTCTCTGCAATAGACCATAAAAATATTGGATGAAGCCATTTAGTTACTAAAGGGGGCTTTGGAAGCAGCTGAAATTTGTCTATGTCTATACCCTGACAGATTTGCATGTATATGCTGATTACTGTGCACTTTACCTGTTtgaataattaaattaaattataaaattgATTTATGCAGATTTTTCTCATCATATTACTCAccgttttctttttttgtcatactTTAGCCTCTTAATTTCAGTAGTTATGAGAAATGTTAGAGGGGCAAAGCTAGACAAACCCAGTTAATTGAAACCATACACTGCTCTCATCAAATGCTCAGCCAAAGTGAAAATTAGTTCAATTCAGCCACTTTCCAAGACCAAGTCCATTACTTTAGTTGTAACTCTGGTCTATTAAGTTGAATTTAAGAGTTCaactcaataaaataaaaattattagatttattttatatgAGCTGGCATCATCAGTGTGATTTCAGTTCAAGACCTTCACCTCCTCCCAAAGCCAGACTTCAGCTGAGCCCTGCAGGCTCTTTATTGCTCTGTTTTACAACTCAAACGTATTGCAATGATGTCATCAGCAAATGTCCAACGTTATGCTACAGGAGACAAACAcctttaacctgacacagcGCAAATCAGAGGCAtgagatatatttcacatctgaGCAACAGCCCATAAATGTTGTTTGAGAAGAGCAgaaccttttaaaaaagaactCTGAGGCTGGTTGGAGGATtgttctatctgtcacattcattacaggacAATCAGAACAACATAACACATGACGTAGTGGGCCTGCACTGACTGGGGAGTAAACAACATAATGTGAGCTTCACAGGTAGCTGCTGTCTTGTTAATACTGGATTCTCCACCATCAATGGacaaacatcttttccatccatcagaactttcagtgtggttctttgctcttctttttatgaagaaatgttgtccagctcTGATAATACAACTGCTCCACGCTTTTCTCTCCTactacaggcttgcagtacaactaaatcaCAACAGTAGTTACTGGCTCTTTTTCCTCAAAAGATGCGGATTGGTCAACTCACTGACCAGTTCTCTGACAAGGAGCAAGGGTATCAGCTTGAAGCTCTGCAGGATGgaagacatggaatctggccaatacACTGGTTTGCAAAACCCTTAACTGTCTgttgcaaaaacattaaaacaattaaGTACCTTATTCTAGATCAGTTTAAGGAAGATCACTTTAAAAATAACCAACCAATTCTTTAAGCCCGTTATTGGTAATGATGTCATATGGTGGTGGTTTCTGGTACTTTGgcttttctattttaaaaagttatgtaaAACTCCTTTGTTAGAGGGTTTTGAAGGATTAAATAACTGTAGACTCCTCCCTTtagtaaagaaagaaaagttaaCTTACACCATCACCATCAAAGGCAGCTCCAAAGTCATACTCTCCACCTTTCATGGCGTTGACCAGGTCAGCAGCATAGGTCAAATTGGGGTCAGGATGGTGTCCTCCAAAGTCCTCCTTAGGGACACAGTTCACTGCAGAGTTAGCTGGAGATCCAAGCTCTTCACAGACAATCTTCTTCACATAAGGACCGACCACTGGAAGGGGAGAGAGTCTTTAAGGATGGCATTTAATTCAAATAGTCAATATTTGGATATTGTCTGATAAAGGGACTTAGTTTTGGCCCTCTGTATTGTATCTTTTCTGCCTAAcactaacatttaaaatgatcatGTTCTCTTTCCTACCTCCGTGCATGGCATCCAGGCGGACATTAATGTGGTTGGGACCAGAGAGAAGCTCTTTCAGTGCAGCAAAGTCAAAGATGCCCCTTAGCATCTCAGCGTAGGCCTCCACAGAGTCAACAATCTCCACTGAAGCACAACAAGAGGAAATAAAGCTCAGTTTACAAACTGGAAGACATATCAACATAAAGAATTGTGCAGCAACTACATTTCTACACACAGTTGtgatttttgagtattttttaagtCGAAGACTGtgttgatttgtttgtttgcatgatAATATTTGTGTTAGGAGTAGCAGAGAAGCTGTCTGTCTACAAGATAATCCACCACATTTAAGGGTCACTTGTCTTCACTTTCATCCCTGACAGCAAGAAAACCAATCATACATCGTGTCTCTTTTGAGGGAACAAGAATTTCCTGGGTAATCTACCTGTGAAGGGTTTGAAAGTTTCCACCTCAAAGGTCTGTTTTCCGATTTTGGACAGATCCACTTTCAGATCCGGACAGATGTGATACTCCTGCAGGCCTTTGCTGATctcaaatattttgtttgtgATGCCCTCTGGAGCAGGACCTGGAGGCAAGGAAGAGGCGTGGTGAGATACTGACAGATACAAGGAGTTGTAAGTACAGATGTTGATGTGACAGAAACAGCAATCAGGCAGAGTCTTCAGTCAAGTGTGTAAATATGACAACTAGGTCCATCTTCACCAGAATGATACAGATTTTGAAatccttttctttttgtcaatGTTTTGTGATTGAATTAAAACCTCTAATAGCAGCTTCACAACAATATGATAAATATAACAGTCAGCATGTAGCATGGGACCAAACCATGACCCTGTCAAAACTCAACTCCAACAGCCTCAGATAATAGATTTCAAATAAACCCATTAAGACCGCTAACACACAATAATTTTTGGCTGTCATGATTACTTGAATAACCTAATAAATGACAAAACTAATTATCTTTAGTTTATTATTAACAGACTCATTACTTTATGTGGACAAAGTCCTCTGAGTTTGATTTTAATGACTGATGTCATTTTTATCTTCACTGGTACGCCCAAAACACTAAGAATGTATACCATACACAGCAATTAAACATAACTTTATGACCATCTGTGCAATCCAATACAACAGTATGACCATTAATTCTACAGTTACTAAGCTGtatacattttcagtttttgctgACGTGGTCAGAAAAGtaacaattttattttacatgcattaCTGAGGTTGTAGTCGGTGGTGGTGTGCAGGGGAGCTAATTGAGAGGTGTTTCTAATATTTCGGGATAAcattttgaacacattttaattatAATACAAAACTCAATTTCATTAAAGTTaggacattttatttatattctaAACAAATAGAGTGcattgatttgcaaatctctttTATACacatattctgaatttgatgcttgCAACACATTCCAAAAATGTTAGTACAAGAGCATGTTTACCACATtgttacatcaccttttcttctaacaacactctGGGGAATGAGGACACTAACTGATGAAGAAATACAAGTAGAATATTTTCTCAGTCTTGCTTGATGTACTTCTTAAAGTGTTCGATGGTGCAGGGTTTCTTTTGATGTATTTTGCACTCCATAATGCACATTACACTTTAAGTAGGAGACATGCATGCCAGTTTAGCACCCACACTCTTGTACTGTGAAGCCACAgtgttgtaactcatgcagaatgtgaCATACCATTTTCTTACTGAAATAAGCAGGAACATTCCtgaaaaaatgtatggatggaAGCATGTGCTGGTCCAAAATttctcagtattaatggtgccttcaaagatgtgcaagttacccattaaatgggcactaatacacccccacaccatcacagatgctggcttttgaactttacCTTGATGGCAATCTGGATGGTCTTTTTCCTCGGAGCTCAGAGGACTCAAAAGACGTTATTTCCAAAACCGTTTGAAATGCTGACTCTTCAGACCACAGCACATTTCACCCTTTAGGTCAGTTTATCTCAGATGAGCACAGGCCCAGAGAAATTGGtgcttctggatgttgttgatatatggctttcactttgcatggtagagtcttaacttacatttgtagatgcagcaACATAACATATTAGCTGACAATGGATTTCccgaatgttcctgagcccacacTGTGATATCCATCACATAATGACGCAGATTTCAATGCAGAGCCACAATGCAGAGTGACGGGTCAAAGATCACAGgcatttaatgttgtttttccaGTCTTGCCCCTTAGAAGCAGCGAtttttccagattctctgaatctttccATGATATTATTGAATGTAAATGTTGGAAATCTCTAAACTCCTTGTAATTGATTTACTCATGCATCCTTTTAACAGAGTGGATAACGTTATGCCATCATTGATTATGAATgactgagcctttcaggagtGTTCGGTTAATACTTACTTATGGCACTATCACCTGTTatcaccaattaacctacttacctgtggaatgtcCCTTGATTTTTTTGAGCATTCCACAACTTTTCCAGTCATTTCAAACtcctgtccatacttttttaGAACATGCTGCAAGCATCAAATTTAGAACGTGtgctggatttaactgaatATAGGTCGAAAAGGATTTGCatataatttctgtttttatttacatattataCTTAGTcctaattttttggaattggggttgcacATTCCATCTTAATCATAACCTTTAGATATAAAGATGAATTATCCCCTTTGTGACCATATTAAAAACTgaaaggaaatgtttggttAAAGTAGAATTCATGGTAGTGCAGTTGTATTAGATTGCATTAGATTCTATAGAATGACTGACTGATGGGTGTATATTGCAGGACAAaaatgttgtattgttttactattttaaaaCTCTGATTGCATGTTTTGTTCCTGATATCCAGCCAGAGTTCACCTTTATGATAGCATTACAATAATAATCTGAATAATCCCCATTTTTGTATCCCAAAGTATCACAGTTTTCAGCAACACATACTCAAGGTCTTACCAAAGTCAAAACTAAATCTGGATTACTACACCTAATCCTATTTTAGACACTTTACTTTCCTTTTAGAATCGAATTTTCACAATTTGATCAAATTCAACAACAATAATCTAATTAGATTACTTTACACAGTTAAATGCACTCACCTCCACTGGAGATGTTATATTTGATACCAAAGTCTCCGTTGGGGCCTCCAGGGTTGTGACTGGCTGTGAGGATGATGCCGCCCACTGCCTTTATCTTGCGGATCACACAGGAGACTGCCGGGGTGGACATGATGCCATTCTGACCAATAACCAGATTACCAATCTGAAAAAGGACATAAATATACAAGAGCATTCAGACTAATGAACACATGCACTCACAGTATGTACAGGCAAGCTGAGTTACAGGGAATGTCTGAGGACAGCATAAAAAGATAAACTAGTTTTGACTTCCTTGATATGTTTGTTGATTTCAGTGCAATAGGTTCCATTTTTGGGCTCTTGAATGACCAGATAAACGTGTTTCATCATTATTACCTTCTGTCCAGTGACTTTGATTGGTTGTTAGCTGGAGTGCAATCATGTAGTAATCACATGTATGAAATCATTAACTATGTTAACCACATTGTTATAAAAAATTGTTTGCTTTGAGTACACATCTGAACAGAGGGCTGCTGTCTGGTGCTCTTCATTGCTTCATTTCTTATAAACAACCACATGAGGAGAAACTGCAGGAGTTATCAGACAGCTCTGTGCAGCTTCATGTCGCAGTAGTTTTGAAGTAGATATTTCAGGGACAGACCGAGTGACCATATCAGGAAAGACAAGGGCACAGACGGAGTCTAAACAGCGACAATAATGTGATGTCCCGAGTGTATGATCGCGCCTTAAGCTTGCATCCATATCCACAACAGTAACGATGATAAAATATGATCGttccttttgt
This window harbors:
- the pgm1 gene encoding phosphoglucomutase-1, translated to MVKITTVKTKPYTDQKPGTSGLRKRVTVFQQNQHYAENFIQSIISVIEPAERQAATVVVGGDGRFFMKDAIQLIVQIAAANGIGNLVIGQNGIMSTPAVSCVIRKIKAVGGIILTASHNPGGPNGDFGIKYNISSGGPAPEGITNKIFEISKGLQEYHICPDLKVDLSKIGKQTFEVETFKPFTVEIVDSVEAYAEMLRGIFDFAALKELLSGPNHINVRLDAMHGVVGPYVKKIVCEELGSPANSAVNCVPKEDFGGHHPDPNLTYAADLVNAMKGGEYDFGAAFDGDGDRNMVLGKHGFFVNPSDSVAVIAANITGIPYFQKTGVKGLARSMPTSGALDNVAKALQMQLYETPTGWKFFGNLMDAGKLSLCGEESFGTGSDHIREKDGLWAVLAWLSILATRKQSVEEIMKDHWQKFGRNFFTRYDYEEVDSDAANKMIKDLETAMFDPSFVGKKFSSGDKTYEVAIADNFAYTDPVDGSVSKNQGLRIIFSDGSRIIFRLSGTGSAGATIRLYIDSYEKDLQKIYQDPQVMLAPLVDIALKVSQLHERTGRSGPTVIT